Proteins encoded by one window of Actinocorallia herbida:
- a CDS encoding cysteine hydrolase family protein yields the protein MTATTAPTKKALLMLDYQVALCEEGPYLRMPPLAAQIAERGVLATAEKVLTSARAAGVFVVHVRLAFDPSYRLRTNRLPRFDPYEQNRAMLADSPEAQIVKALAPISGEPVIDKGCVDPFVGTPLREVLAAEGVTEVVLGGVATNLVVESAARHASDSGLQVTVVEDMCASFRADFHAFSVENMLPLFGAVIGSAELKF from the coding sequence ATGACCGCCACGACGGCTCCCACCAAGAAGGCCCTGCTCATGCTCGACTACCAGGTCGCGCTGTGCGAGGAGGGCCCGTACCTCCGCATGCCCCCGCTCGCCGCGCAGATCGCCGAGCGCGGCGTGCTCGCCACCGCGGAGAAGGTGCTGACCTCCGCCCGCGCCGCGGGCGTGTTCGTCGTCCATGTGCGGCTGGCCTTCGACCCGTCGTACCGGCTGCGAACGAACCGGCTGCCGCGGTTCGACCCCTACGAGCAGAACAGGGCGATGCTCGCGGACTCCCCCGAGGCCCAGATCGTCAAGGCGCTCGCGCCGATCTCGGGCGAGCCGGTGATCGACAAGGGCTGCGTCGACCCGTTCGTCGGCACCCCGCTGCGCGAGGTCCTGGCCGCCGAAGGCGTCACCGAGGTGGTGCTCGGCGGCGTCGCGACCAACCTCGTCGTCGAGTCGGCCGCCCGGCACGCCTCGGACTCCGGTCTCCAGGTGACCGTGGTGGAGGACATGTGCGCCTCCTTCCGCGCCGACTTCCACGCGTTCTCCGTCGAGAACATGCTGCCGCTGTTCGGCGCCGTCATCGGCTCCGCCGAGCTCAAGTTCTGA
- a CDS encoding SDR family NAD(P)-dependent oxidoreductase: MVTGTDLFDLSGKVALVVGAAAGGLGERAAKALAAAGAIVAVADLADRRDALTTTARATWTGGHQAVENQASAHRVDVTDERSVAALFENVVAAHGRLDIVVNAAGVMLRKAYDETTLEEFERVVRVNLTGTWLVGREAGKTLTRQGGGGRIVNLTTVYAERVGPLPESAYYSSKAGVVNVTRALAGELGPHGITVNCLAPGVFYPTEMTAPLGAQPDRLRWFGERTMLGRLGDPETDFAGPLLLLASPASAYMTGQVVYVDGGWSAW; encoded by the coding sequence ATGGTGACCGGAACCGACCTGTTCGACCTGTCGGGGAAGGTGGCGCTGGTCGTCGGCGCGGCGGCCGGCGGGCTCGGTGAGCGCGCCGCGAAGGCGCTGGCCGCGGCGGGCGCGATCGTCGCCGTCGCGGACCTCGCCGACCGAAGGGACGCGCTCACGACGACGGCTCGGGCTACCTGGACCGGCGGGCACCAGGCCGTCGAGAACCAGGCGAGCGCGCACCGGGTCGACGTGACCGACGAGCGATCGGTCGCCGCGCTCTTCGAGAACGTGGTCGCCGCGCACGGCAGGCTCGACATCGTCGTCAACGCGGCCGGCGTCATGCTCCGCAAGGCCTATGACGAGACCACGCTCGAGGAGTTCGAGCGGGTCGTCCGGGTGAATCTGACCGGGACCTGGCTGGTCGGCCGCGAGGCGGGCAAGACCCTCACCCGGCAGGGGGGCGGCGGCCGGATCGTCAACCTCACCACGGTCTATGCCGAGCGGGTGGGGCCCCTCCCGGAATCGGCGTACTACTCCTCCAAGGCCGGGGTCGTGAACGTGACCCGGGCGCTCGCCGGGGAGCTCGGACCGCACGGGATCACCGTCAACTGCCTGGCCCCCGGCGTCTTCTACCCGACCGAGATGACGGCCCCGCTCGGCGCCCAGCCCGACCGGCTCCGCTGGTTCGGCGAGCGCACGATGCTCGGCCGCCTCGGCGACCCCGAGACCGACTTCGCAGGACCGCTGCTCCTGCTCGCGAGCCCCGCCTCGGCGTACATGACCGGCCAGGTCGTCTACGTCGACGGCGGCTGGTCCGCCTGGTAA